A region from the Triticum aestivum cultivar Chinese Spring chromosome 3D, IWGSC CS RefSeq v2.1, whole genome shotgun sequence genome encodes:
- the LOC123080266 gene encoding THO complex subunit 2 isoform X1 yields the protein MPPPLQAPDYKYVTEECLREWKGQSAAAFRIPDPVPMPRFLYELCWATVLGDLSPHKCRAALDSVVFAEEAWQEDSGSVLADIVAHLGQDITISGEYRNRLVKMTKSFVESSLIAPRLLQERCEEEFLWEVEQSKSKGQDLKAKEVRVNTRLLYQQTKFNLLREESEGYAKLVTLLCQVGSDLACQNASSATISIIKSLIGHFDLDPNRVFDIVLECFELYPDNSIFYQLIPLFPKSHAAKILGFKFQYYQQLDVNIPVPSGLFRIAALLVKSGLIDLDNLYAHLLPNDDEAFEHFGSFVSRKIDEATKIGKINLAATGKDLMDDEKQEITIDLYTALEMENDIVEERAPEIEKNQKLGLLLGFLSVHDWDHAQLLFERLAQLNPVEHIEICHGLFRIIEKTISSAYSAYCQTHHKISRNIDTHMIDASSVSSPSYLVHPPKVFFQMLAVCGPYLHRDTQLFQKVCRVLKAYHASSKESAHTTGVMSPESHIEEALGSCLLPSLQLIPANPAVDMEIWGVLSLLPYEVRYRLYGEWEKDAEQNPVVLAARQTAKLDTRRLLKRLAKENLKQLGRMVAKLAHANPMTVLRTIVQQVEAYRDMINPVVDAFKYLTQLEYDILQYIVIERLAQGGRERVKDDGLNLSDWLQCLASFWGHLCKKHFSMELKCLFQYIVNQLKKGLGTELVVLEELIQQMANVQYTENMTDEQVDGMAGSETLRLQSSLFGSTRNYKVLNKSTNKLRDSLLPKDEPKLAIPLLLLIAQHRSKIIINADATYIKMVSEQFDRCHGILLQYAEFLSSAVTPSTYVQLVPPLEDLVYKYHIEPDVAFLIYRPVMRLFKSASSGEACWPLDGNEEGESVSCDDMTLHGDSSQKLIMWSDLLNTIRTILPTKAWNGLSPELYATFWGLTLYDLHFPKDRYDAEIKKLHDNLKQLEDNSDNSSIAISRRKKDKERIQDLVDKLNNESDKHQQHVASVLQRLAREKDKWLSSGPDALKINMEFLQRCIYPRCVFSMQDAVYCATFVQTMHSLGTPFFNTVNHIDVFICKTLQPMICCCTEYEAGRLGRFLHETLKMAYYWKSDEAIYERECGNKPGFALYFRFPNSQRVPYAQFIKVHYKWSTRITKVLNQCMESKEYMEIRNALIVLTKITSIFPVIRKSGINIEKRVAKLKGDEREDLKVLATGVAAALAARKSSWLSEEEFGMGHLDLKPVPAKPIPGNQSADPSTAKDRSLRAKSTEGRHERSENAMKPDALYNKKNASTANGSDSQMQSSSAQGKVSGPARGADEPPKLLSDEGVKVLKPAAESETRAPQKRDAHNAAKVSKHDLVKEDAKPGKITSRVLNQEVSTIPADREVLSQPADGGLDTNPTSSLGGTNGNVHPAPRKVSASSQRSTVLAAHNDATANPTGEGESIELVDSTVKRQKKSVPVEEQERTGKRRKGEIEGRDDDLTEHTDKEKRMDLRSVDKFHSVDHERGNNEEQNIIRTEKLKEKFDEKYDRDHREKTDRTERRRGEDVVERPTDRSLERREHSIERMQDRGTDRVPEKGREDRNKERGKIKHAEPSIDRAHTSDERFRGQSLPPPPPLPTSFVPQSVAANRRDEDGDRRGGSTRHTQRLSPRHDEKERWHVEENVPLSQDDGKHRREEDLRDRKREDRDVSSSRVDDMDRDKGNTMKEDSDPNSASKRRKIKRDQSALEAGEYAPSAPQPPSLGAGNSQFEIRERERKGVISQHRPSHADDLPRMHAKDSISKTSRRETDQTHDREREEEKRPRTEARRKHRK from the exons ATGCCGCCTCCGCTCCAGGCTCCGGACTACAAGTACGTCACCGAGGAGTGCCTCCGCGAATGGAAGGGCCAGTCCGCCGCCGCCTTCCGCATCCCCGATCCGGTCCCCATGCCGCGCTTCCTCTACGAGCTGTGCTGGGCGACG GTGCTCGGGGACCTGTCGCCGCACAAGTGCCGGGCGGCGCTGGATTCGGTGGTGTTCGCGGAGGAGGCGTGGCAGGAGGACTCCGGCTCGGTGCTCGCCGACATCGTCGCCCACCTAGGGCAGGAT ATTACAATTTCTGGTGAATATCGCAACCGTCTTGTCAAAATG ACTAAATCATTTGTGGAGTCTTCATTGATTGCGCCTAGGCTTCTTCAAGAGCGATGTGAA GAAGAATTCCTATGGGAGGTTGAACAGAGTAAGTCAAAGGGCCAGGATTTAAAAGCCAAGGAG GTCAGAGTCAACACGCGACTTCTTTATCAGCAAACTAAATTCAACCTGCTAAGAGAAGAAAGTGAGGGCTACGCCAAGTTG GTAACCCTACTTTGTCAAGTCGGTTCAGATTTGGCTTGCCAAAATGCTTCTTCAGCTACTATCAGCATTATAAAG TCATTGATCGGACATTTTGACCTGGACCCAAATCGTGTATTTGACATT GTGTTGGAATGTTTTGAACTCTATCCAGATAACAGTATCTTTTATCAGCTTATACCTCTTTTTCCAAAG TCCCATGCTGCTAAAATTTTGGGGTTCAAATTCCAGTACTATCAACAATTGGATGTAAACATCCCTGTTCCATCTGGTCTTTTCCGAATAGCAGCCCTGTTGGTCAAATCTGGTCTTATTGACCTTGATAACCT CTATGCTCATTTACTTCCAAATGATGATGAGGCATTTGAGCATTTTGGCTCCTTTGTTTCAAGGAAAATTGATGAG GctactaaaataggcaaaataaATCTTGCTGCCACTGGAAAGGATCTTATGGACGACGAGAAGCAAGAAATAACGATCGATTTATACACAGCATTGGAGATGGAAAATGATATAGTTGAGGAGCGAGCCCCTGAGATAGAAAAGAACCAGAAGCTTGGGCTTCTTCTTGGTTTCCTCTCAGTTCATGATTG GGACCATGCGCAGCTACTATTTGAACGTCTTGCACAGCTAAATCCTGTCgagcacattgaaatttgtcatgGTTTATTTAG AATTATTGAGAAGACCATTTCTTCAGCCTACAGTGCATATTGTCAAACGCATCATAAAATCTCCCGTAACATCGACACTCACATGATAGATGCATCATCTGTCTCTTCACCAAGTTATTTGGTTCATCCGCCGAAAGTGTTTTTCCAAATGCTTGCTGTCTGTGGACCATACCTTCATCGTGACACACAATTATTTCAGAAG GTTTGCAGAGTGCTAAAGGCGTACCATGCCTCGTCGAAAGAATCAGCCCATACAACAGGTGTAATGTCTCCAGAATCTCACATCGAAGAAGCACTTGGGTCATGCTTGCTTCCTTCACTGCAACTTATACCTGCCAATCCTGCTGTTGATATGGAGATATGGGGAGTTCTTTCCCTTCTTCCTTATGAG GTACGCTATCGTTTGTATGGTGAGTGGGAGAAGGACGCTGAACAAAACCCAGTTGTCCTTGCTGCAAGGCAAACAGCAAAG CTGGATACCAGAAGGCTCTTAAAACGGCTGGCCAAGGAAAATCTGAAGCAGCTTGGCCGCATGGTGGCTAAACTTGCTCATGCAAATCCGATGACTGTACTTCGGACAATTGTCCAACAG GTCGAAGCATACAGGGACATGATAAATCCAGTTGTGGATGCTTTTAAATACTTGACTCAG CTGGAGTATGATATCTTGCAATATATTGTAATAGAACGGTTGGCCCAAGGTGGTCGTGAGAGAGTAAAAGATGACGGTCTTAACCTGTCAGATTGGCTTCAATGTCTTGCATCATTCTGGGGACACTT ATGCAAGAAGCATTTTTCCATGGAGCTAAAATGCCTTTTCCAATACATAGTTAATCAACTGAAGAAAGGATTGGGCACTGAGCTTGTTGTACTTGAG GAACTCATTCAGCAAATGGCAAATGTACAGTACACTGAGAACATGACTGATGAACAGGTTGATGGTATGGCAGGGAGTGAAACGCTGCGGCTTCAATCTTCACTGTTTGGCTCAACACGGAACTATAAG GTCCTGAATAAGTCTACTAACAAGTTGCGGGATTCTCTGCTGCCAAAAGATGAACCTAAACTTGCAATTCCTCTACTACTGCTTATTGCCCAACACAGATCCAA GATTATAATAAATGCAGATGCCACATATATCAAGATGGTTAGTGAGCAGTTTGATAGATGCCATGGAATACTACTTCAGTATGCCGAGTTTCTTTCAAGTGCTGTAACTCCATCAACCTATGTTCAACTTGTACCTCCCTTGGAAGATCTGGTTTATAAATATCATATCGAGCCAGAC GTTGCTTTTCTTATATACCGCCCTGTAATGAGGCTTTTCAAAAGCGCTAGTAGTGGTGAAGCCTGTTGGCCTCTGGATGGCAATGAAGAAGGGGAGTCTGTATCATGTGATGATATGACATTGCATGGTGATTCATCCCAGAAGTTAATCAT GTGGTCAGATCTTCTTAACACAATCCGAACAATTTTGCCAACAAAAGCCTGGAATGGTCTTTCACCTGAATTGTATGCTACTTTCTGGGGTTTAACACTCTATGATCTCCATTTCCCAAAAGATCGTTATGATGCAGAAATCAAGAAGTTGCATGACAATCTCAAACAACTCGAAGATAACTCAGATAACTCTAGCATTGCAATATCACGACGTAAGAAAGACAAGGAGAGAATCCAAGATTTAGTTGACAAATTGAACAACGAATCTGACAAGCATCAACAACACGTTGCATCAGTTCTCCAAAGGCTAGCCCGTGAAAAGGATAAATGGCTGAGTTCCGGTCCGGACGCACTGAAGATCAACATGGAATTTCTCCAGCGTTGTATATATCCACGTTGCGTTTTTAGCATGCAGGATGCTGTGTATTGTGCTACATTTGTCCAGACGATGCATTCACTTGGGACTCCATTTTTTAACACGGTGAATCATATAGATGTTTTCATCTGCAAGACACTACAGCCAATGATCTGTTGTTGTACAGAATATGAAGCTGGTAGGCTTGGACGGTTTCTTCATGAGACACTGAAGATGGCCTACTATTGGAAG AGTGATGAAGCAATATATGAGCGTGAATGTGGAAATAAGCCAGGATTCGCTTTATACTTCAGATTTCCAAACAGTCAACGTGTACCTTATGCTCAGTTCATTAAA GTCCATTATAAGTGGAGTACAAGAATTACCAAGGTGCTTAATCAATGTATGGAATCAAAAGAATACATGGAAATTAGAAACGCCCTTATTGTGCTCACAAAGATAACTAGTATTTTTCCTGTGATTCGAAAAAGCGGTATCAACATTGAGAAAAGG GTTGCGAAGCTAAAGGGGGATGAGAGGGAAGACCTGAAAGTACTGGCCACTGGTGTAGCTGCTGCTCTGGCAGCTCGCAAG AGTTCATGGCTATCTGAAGAAGAGTTTGGTATGGGTCACCTTGATCTGAAGCCAGTGCCTGCAAAACCTATTCCTG GAAATCAGTCtgcagatccctcaacggcaaaaGATCGCAGCCTTCGTGCAAAATCTACAGAAGGTAGGCATGAAAGGTCAGAAAATGCAATGAAGCCTGATGCTCTATATAATAAGAAGAATGCCTCGACTGCAAATGGATCTGATAGTCAAATGCAATCGTCCTCTGCACAAGGAAAAGTTTCAGGACCTGCACGTGGTGCAGATGAACCTCCAAAACTTTTGTCTGATGAGGGAGTTAAAGTTTTGAAGCCTGCTGCAGAATCTGAG ACAAGAGCACCACAAAAGCGTGATGCACACAATGCTGCAAAGGTATCTAAGCATGATTTGGTGAAGGAAGATGCAAAACCTGGGAAAATTACCAGCAGGGTTCTTAATCAAGAAGTCTCTACTATTCCTGCTGACAGAGAAGTATTGTCTCAGCCAGCTGATGGTGGGCTGGATACTAATCCCACTAGTTCGTTGGGTGGCACCAACGGTAATGTACATCCAGCACCACGGAAGGTATCAGCATCCTCCCAAAGGTCAACGGTGTTGGCTGCACATAATGATGCAACAGCTAATCCCACCGGTGAAGGTGAATCTATTGAGTTGGTTGATTCTACCGTGAAACGGCAAAAAAAATCTGTTCCCGTTGAAGAACAAGAGAGAACAGGTAAACGAAGAAAAGGAGAAATTGAAGGCCGGGATGATGACTTAACAGAACATACAGACAAAGAGAAAAGAATGGACCTGCGATCAGTAGATAAATTCCATTCTGTGGATCATGAGAGAGGTAATAATGAGGAACAAAACATAATTCGGACAGAGAAATTAAAAGAGAAGTTTGATGAGAAATACGACAGAGACCATAGAGAAAAAACAGATCGGACTGAGAGGCGACGTGGAGAAGACGTGGTTGAGAGACCAACAGACAGATCATTGGAAAGGAGAGAACATTCTATTGAAAGGATGCAAGACAGAGGGACGGACAGGGTTCCTGAAAAAGGAAGAGAAGACAGGAATAAGGAGAGAGGCAAAATTAAGCATGCTGAGCCCTCCATAGACCGGGCACATACTTCTGATGAACGGTTCCGAGGGCAAAGcttgccaccacctccacctcttcCAACTAGTTTTGTACCCCAATCAGTCGCTGCTAACCGAAGAGATGAAGATGGTGACCGAAGGGGTGGAAGCACCAGACATACTCAGCGGTTGTCTCCCAGGCATGATGAGAAAGAAAGGTGGCACGTGGAGGAGAATGTTCCGCTGTCGCAGGATGATGGGAAGCACAGAAGAGAGGAAGATCTCCGGGATAGAAAGCGTGAAGATAGGGATGTTTCATCAAGCAGG GTAGATGACATGGATAGGGACAAAGGTAATACTATGAAGGAAGATAGTGACCCTAATAGTGCATCCAAACGGCGAAAAATTAAGAGAGATCAGTCTGCTTTAGAAGCTGGGGAATATGCACCTTCTGCTCCACAGCCTCCGAGCCTTGGAGCTGGTAACTCGCAATTTGAAatacgagagagagaaagaaagggtGTTATTTCACAGCATCGGCCGTCACATGCTGATGACCTCCCTAGGATGCATGCCAAGGATTCAATAAGCAAGACAAGTCGTAGAGAGACTGACCA AACGCATGATAGAGAACGGGAAGAGGAAAAGAGGCCAAGAACTGAAGCAAGAAGAAAGCATCGGAAATAG
- the LOC123080266 gene encoding THO complex subunit 2 isoform X2, with amino-acid sequence MPPPLQAPDYKYVTEECLREWKGQSAAAFRIPDPVPMPRFLYELCWATVLGDLSPHKCRAALDSVVFAEEAWQEDSGSVLADIVAHLGQDITISGEYRNRLVKMTKSFVESSLIAPRLLQERCEEEFLWEVEQSKSKGQDLKAKEVRVNTRLLYQQTKFNLLREESEGYAKLVTLLCQVGSDLACQNASSATISIIKSLIGHFDLDPNRVFDIVLECFELYPDNSIFYQLIPLFPKSHAAKILGFKFQYYQQLDVNIPVPSGLFRIAALLVKSGLIDLDNLYAHLLPNDDEAFEHFGSFVSRKIDEATKIGKINLAATGKDLMDDEKQEITIDLYTALEMENDIVEERAPEIEKNQKLGLLLGFLSVHDWDHAQLLFERLAQLNPVEHIEICHGLFRIIEKTISSAYSAYCQTHHKISRNIDTHMIDASSVSSPSYLVHPPKVFFQMLAVCGPYLHRDTQLFQKVCRVLKAYHASSKESAHTTGVMSPESHIEEALGSCLLPSLQLIPANPAVDMEIWGVLSLLPYEVRYRLYGEWEKDAEQNPVVLAARQTAKLDTRRLLKRLAKENLKQLGRMVAKLAHANPMTVLRTIVQQVEAYRDMINPVVDAFKYLTQLEYDILQYIVIERLAQGGRERVKDDGLNLSDWLQCLASFWGHLCKKHFSMELKCLFQYIVNQLKKGLGTELVVLEELIQQMANVQYTENMTDEQVDGMAGSETLRLQSSLFGSTRNYKVLNKSTNKLRDSLLPKDEPKLAIPLLLLIAQHRSKIIINADATYIKMVSEQFDRCHGILLQYAEFLSSAVTPSTYVQLVPPLEDLVYKYHIEPDVAFLIYRPVMRLFKSASSGEACWPLDGNEEGESVSCDDMTLHGDSSQKLIMWSDLLNTIRTILPTKAWNGLSPELYATFWGLTLYDLHFPKDRYDAEIKKLHDNLKQLEDNSDNSSIAISRRKKDKERIQDLVDKLNNESDKHQQHVASVLQRLAREKDKWLSSGPDALKINMEFLQRCIYPRCVFSMQDAVYCATFVQTMHSLGTPFFNTVNHIDVFICKTLQPMICCCTEYEAGRLGRFLHETLKMAYYWKSDEAIYERECGNKPGFALYFRFPNSQRVPYAQFIKVHYKWSTRITKVLNQCMESKEYMEIRNALIVLTKITSIFPVIRKSGINIEKRVAKLKGDEREDLKVLATGVAAALAARKSSWLSEEEFGMGHLDLKPVPAKPIPGNQSADPSTAKDRSLRAKSTEGKVSGPARGADEPPKLLSDEGVKVLKPAAESETRAPQKRDAHNAAKVSKHDLVKEDAKPGKITSRVLNQEVSTIPADREVLSQPADGGLDTNPTSSLGGTNGNVHPAPRKVSASSQRSTVLAAHNDATANPTGEGESIELVDSTVKRQKKSVPVEEQERTGKRRKGEIEGRDDDLTEHTDKEKRMDLRSVDKFHSVDHERGNNEEQNIIRTEKLKEKFDEKYDRDHREKTDRTERRRGEDVVERPTDRSLERREHSIERMQDRGTDRVPEKGREDRNKERGKIKHAEPSIDRAHTSDERFRGQSLPPPPPLPTSFVPQSVAANRRDEDGDRRGGSTRHTQRLSPRHDEKERWHVEENVPLSQDDGKHRREEDLRDRKREDRDVSSSRVDDMDRDKGNTMKEDSDPNSASKRRKIKRDQSALEAGEYAPSAPQPPSLGAGNSQFEIRERERKGVISQHRPSHADDLPRMHAKDSISKTSRRETDQTHDREREEEKRPRTEARRKHRK; translated from the exons ATGCCGCCTCCGCTCCAGGCTCCGGACTACAAGTACGTCACCGAGGAGTGCCTCCGCGAATGGAAGGGCCAGTCCGCCGCCGCCTTCCGCATCCCCGATCCGGTCCCCATGCCGCGCTTCCTCTACGAGCTGTGCTGGGCGACG GTGCTCGGGGACCTGTCGCCGCACAAGTGCCGGGCGGCGCTGGATTCGGTGGTGTTCGCGGAGGAGGCGTGGCAGGAGGACTCCGGCTCGGTGCTCGCCGACATCGTCGCCCACCTAGGGCAGGAT ATTACAATTTCTGGTGAATATCGCAACCGTCTTGTCAAAATG ACTAAATCATTTGTGGAGTCTTCATTGATTGCGCCTAGGCTTCTTCAAGAGCGATGTGAA GAAGAATTCCTATGGGAGGTTGAACAGAGTAAGTCAAAGGGCCAGGATTTAAAAGCCAAGGAG GTCAGAGTCAACACGCGACTTCTTTATCAGCAAACTAAATTCAACCTGCTAAGAGAAGAAAGTGAGGGCTACGCCAAGTTG GTAACCCTACTTTGTCAAGTCGGTTCAGATTTGGCTTGCCAAAATGCTTCTTCAGCTACTATCAGCATTATAAAG TCATTGATCGGACATTTTGACCTGGACCCAAATCGTGTATTTGACATT GTGTTGGAATGTTTTGAACTCTATCCAGATAACAGTATCTTTTATCAGCTTATACCTCTTTTTCCAAAG TCCCATGCTGCTAAAATTTTGGGGTTCAAATTCCAGTACTATCAACAATTGGATGTAAACATCCCTGTTCCATCTGGTCTTTTCCGAATAGCAGCCCTGTTGGTCAAATCTGGTCTTATTGACCTTGATAACCT CTATGCTCATTTACTTCCAAATGATGATGAGGCATTTGAGCATTTTGGCTCCTTTGTTTCAAGGAAAATTGATGAG GctactaaaataggcaaaataaATCTTGCTGCCACTGGAAAGGATCTTATGGACGACGAGAAGCAAGAAATAACGATCGATTTATACACAGCATTGGAGATGGAAAATGATATAGTTGAGGAGCGAGCCCCTGAGATAGAAAAGAACCAGAAGCTTGGGCTTCTTCTTGGTTTCCTCTCAGTTCATGATTG GGACCATGCGCAGCTACTATTTGAACGTCTTGCACAGCTAAATCCTGTCgagcacattgaaatttgtcatgGTTTATTTAG AATTATTGAGAAGACCATTTCTTCAGCCTACAGTGCATATTGTCAAACGCATCATAAAATCTCCCGTAACATCGACACTCACATGATAGATGCATCATCTGTCTCTTCACCAAGTTATTTGGTTCATCCGCCGAAAGTGTTTTTCCAAATGCTTGCTGTCTGTGGACCATACCTTCATCGTGACACACAATTATTTCAGAAG GTTTGCAGAGTGCTAAAGGCGTACCATGCCTCGTCGAAAGAATCAGCCCATACAACAGGTGTAATGTCTCCAGAATCTCACATCGAAGAAGCACTTGGGTCATGCTTGCTTCCTTCACTGCAACTTATACCTGCCAATCCTGCTGTTGATATGGAGATATGGGGAGTTCTTTCCCTTCTTCCTTATGAG GTACGCTATCGTTTGTATGGTGAGTGGGAGAAGGACGCTGAACAAAACCCAGTTGTCCTTGCTGCAAGGCAAACAGCAAAG CTGGATACCAGAAGGCTCTTAAAACGGCTGGCCAAGGAAAATCTGAAGCAGCTTGGCCGCATGGTGGCTAAACTTGCTCATGCAAATCCGATGACTGTACTTCGGACAATTGTCCAACAG GTCGAAGCATACAGGGACATGATAAATCCAGTTGTGGATGCTTTTAAATACTTGACTCAG CTGGAGTATGATATCTTGCAATATATTGTAATAGAACGGTTGGCCCAAGGTGGTCGTGAGAGAGTAAAAGATGACGGTCTTAACCTGTCAGATTGGCTTCAATGTCTTGCATCATTCTGGGGACACTT ATGCAAGAAGCATTTTTCCATGGAGCTAAAATGCCTTTTCCAATACATAGTTAATCAACTGAAGAAAGGATTGGGCACTGAGCTTGTTGTACTTGAG GAACTCATTCAGCAAATGGCAAATGTACAGTACACTGAGAACATGACTGATGAACAGGTTGATGGTATGGCAGGGAGTGAAACGCTGCGGCTTCAATCTTCACTGTTTGGCTCAACACGGAACTATAAG GTCCTGAATAAGTCTACTAACAAGTTGCGGGATTCTCTGCTGCCAAAAGATGAACCTAAACTTGCAATTCCTCTACTACTGCTTATTGCCCAACACAGATCCAA GATTATAATAAATGCAGATGCCACATATATCAAGATGGTTAGTGAGCAGTTTGATAGATGCCATGGAATACTACTTCAGTATGCCGAGTTTCTTTCAAGTGCTGTAACTCCATCAACCTATGTTCAACTTGTACCTCCCTTGGAAGATCTGGTTTATAAATATCATATCGAGCCAGAC GTTGCTTTTCTTATATACCGCCCTGTAATGAGGCTTTTCAAAAGCGCTAGTAGTGGTGAAGCCTGTTGGCCTCTGGATGGCAATGAAGAAGGGGAGTCTGTATCATGTGATGATATGACATTGCATGGTGATTCATCCCAGAAGTTAATCAT GTGGTCAGATCTTCTTAACACAATCCGAACAATTTTGCCAACAAAAGCCTGGAATGGTCTTTCACCTGAATTGTATGCTACTTTCTGGGGTTTAACACTCTATGATCTCCATTTCCCAAAAGATCGTTATGATGCAGAAATCAAGAAGTTGCATGACAATCTCAAACAACTCGAAGATAACTCAGATAACTCTAGCATTGCAATATCACGACGTAAGAAAGACAAGGAGAGAATCCAAGATTTAGTTGACAAATTGAACAACGAATCTGACAAGCATCAACAACACGTTGCATCAGTTCTCCAAAGGCTAGCCCGTGAAAAGGATAAATGGCTGAGTTCCGGTCCGGACGCACTGAAGATCAACATGGAATTTCTCCAGCGTTGTATATATCCACGTTGCGTTTTTAGCATGCAGGATGCTGTGTATTGTGCTACATTTGTCCAGACGATGCATTCACTTGGGACTCCATTTTTTAACACGGTGAATCATATAGATGTTTTCATCTGCAAGACACTACAGCCAATGATCTGTTGTTGTACAGAATATGAAGCTGGTAGGCTTGGACGGTTTCTTCATGAGACACTGAAGATGGCCTACTATTGGAAG AGTGATGAAGCAATATATGAGCGTGAATGTGGAAATAAGCCAGGATTCGCTTTATACTTCAGATTTCCAAACAGTCAACGTGTACCTTATGCTCAGTTCATTAAA GTCCATTATAAGTGGAGTACAAGAATTACCAAGGTGCTTAATCAATGTATGGAATCAAAAGAATACATGGAAATTAGAAACGCCCTTATTGTGCTCACAAAGATAACTAGTATTTTTCCTGTGATTCGAAAAAGCGGTATCAACATTGAGAAAAGG GTTGCGAAGCTAAAGGGGGATGAGAGGGAAGACCTGAAAGTACTGGCCACTGGTGTAGCTGCTGCTCTGGCAGCTCGCAAG AGTTCATGGCTATCTGAAGAAGAGTTTGGTATGGGTCACCTTGATCTGAAGCCAGTGCCTGCAAAACCTATTCCTG GAAATCAGTCtgcagatccctcaacggcaaaaGATCGCAGCCTTCGTGCAAAATCTACAGAAG GAAAAGTTTCAGGACCTGCACGTGGTGCAGATGAACCTCCAAAACTTTTGTCTGATGAGGGAGTTAAAGTTTTGAAGCCTGCTGCAGAATCTGAG ACAAGAGCACCACAAAAGCGTGATGCACACAATGCTGCAAAGGTATCTAAGCATGATTTGGTGAAGGAAGATGCAAAACCTGGGAAAATTACCAGCAGGGTTCTTAATCAAGAAGTCTCTACTATTCCTGCTGACAGAGAAGTATTGTCTCAGCCAGCTGATGGTGGGCTGGATACTAATCCCACTAGTTCGTTGGGTGGCACCAACGGTAATGTACATCCAGCACCACGGAAGGTATCAGCATCCTCCCAAAGGTCAACGGTGTTGGCTGCACATAATGATGCAACAGCTAATCCCACCGGTGAAGGTGAATCTATTGAGTTGGTTGATTCTACCGTGAAACGGCAAAAAAAATCTGTTCCCGTTGAAGAACAAGAGAGAACAGGTAAACGAAGAAAAGGAGAAATTGAAGGCCGGGATGATGACTTAACAGAACATACAGACAAAGAGAAAAGAATGGACCTGCGATCAGTAGATAAATTCCATTCTGTGGATCATGAGAGAGGTAATAATGAGGAACAAAACATAATTCGGACAGAGAAATTAAAAGAGAAGTTTGATGAGAAATACGACAGAGACCATAGAGAAAAAACAGATCGGACTGAGAGGCGACGTGGAGAAGACGTGGTTGAGAGACCAACAGACAGATCATTGGAAAGGAGAGAACATTCTATTGAAAGGATGCAAGACAGAGGGACGGACAGGGTTCCTGAAAAAGGAAGAGAAGACAGGAATAAGGAGAGAGGCAAAATTAAGCATGCTGAGCCCTCCATAGACCGGGCACATACTTCTGATGAACGGTTCCGAGGGCAAAGcttgccaccacctccacctcttcCAACTAGTTTTGTACCCCAATCAGTCGCTGCTAACCGAAGAGATGAAGATGGTGACCGAAGGGGTGGAAGCACCAGACATACTCAGCGGTTGTCTCCCAGGCATGATGAGAAAGAAAGGTGGCACGTGGAGGAGAATGTTCCGCTGTCGCAGGATGATGGGAAGCACAGAAGAGAGGAAGATCTCCGGGATAGAAAGCGTGAAGATAGGGATGTTTCATCAAGCAGG GTAGATGACATGGATAGGGACAAAGGTAATACTATGAAGGAAGATAGTGACCCTAATAGTGCATCCAAACGGCGAAAAATTAAGAGAGATCAGTCTGCTTTAGAAGCTGGGGAATATGCACCTTCTGCTCCACAGCCTCCGAGCCTTGGAGCTGGTAACTCGCAATTTGAAatacgagagagagaaagaaagggtGTTATTTCACAGCATCGGCCGTCACATGCTGATGACCTCCCTAGGATGCATGCCAAGGATTCAATAAGCAAGACAAGTCGTAGAGAGACTGACCA AACGCATGATAGAGAACGGGAAGAGGAAAAGAGGCCAAGAACTGAAGCAAGAAGAAAGCATCGGAAATAG
- the LOC123075229 gene encoding uncharacterized histidine-rich protein DDB_G0274557: MDPPHPPHHHRLHLRLDPGHHHRIHVHLRHHAAHLLPAAAPCAHHHHHHTSVPLPRPHPLPHPPAAAEGPLPGPQGEAARDAEEPAPQAERGEEVYLGQEGWAEEEEEEPVFVLTEEWAEFFAKADAKRRLAKQQRKNRKK, from the exons ATGGATCCGCCGCACCCTCCGCACCACCACCGGCTCCACCTCCGCCTCGACCCCGGCCACCACCACCGCATCCACGTCCACCTCCGCCACCACGCCGCccacctcctccccgccgccgctccctgtgcccatcaccaccaccaccacacatcGGTTCCTCTTCCTCGTCCCCACCCGCTTCCCCACCCACCGGCCGCGGCGGAAGGACCACTCCCCGGGCCGCAGGGAGAGGCGGCGAGGGACGCGGAGGAGCCGGCGCCGCAGGCGGAGCGAGGAGAGGAAGTTTACCTCGGGCAGGAAGGgtgggcagaggaggaggaggaggaaccggtGTTCGTCCTGACGGAGGAGTGGGCCGAGTTCTTCGCCAAGGCCGACGCCAAGAGGAGGCTGG CCAAGCAGCAGAGGAAGAACCGGAAGAAATAG